One genomic window of Miscanthus floridulus cultivar M001 unplaced genomic scaffold, ASM1932011v1 fs_356_2_3, whole genome shotgun sequence includes the following:
- the LOC136531450 gene encoding uncharacterized protein isoform X1, whose translation MPRKVVSGPDYDDEYDDYDEYDDDDYDEYDETEYGNNHPVNMGKESLKKSSSTVPVHWTCSMCTFSNHESMVYCEMCGVFRETFVKSAKDGLLKDAAVAVSSEPRTSAVSKTNSARTPVKIRSLDSDGDSARKHATNSMQLTSAGSSLGAEKKKKTPVLSEVPVERIALLASDGFQPKGNQSGGASSSSQNDNVIQKLSSDLGQLNVDNNNVNVTKPCLSEEYKPEKWMLADPESGVLSQLNLAIVGHVDSGKSTLSGRLLHLLGRISKKVMHKNEKESKEKGKGSFAFAWAMDESSEERERGVTMTVAVAYLETKKFRVVLLDSPGHKDFVPNMISGATQADAAILVVDASTGSFEAGMDGEGGKGVGQTKEHAQLVRSFGVEQLVVAVNKMDAVVYAKERFDFIKLQLGSFLRSCNFKDSAITWIPLSVVENQNLINAPSDARLTLWYQGFCLLDAIDSLQLPSRDVLKPLILPICDVIKSQSTGQWAAYGKLETGAIQNGSKVLVLPSGQEATVKTIERDSNSCTIARAGDNVAICLQGIDGSQLIPGGVLCHPGFPVAVANHLELKVLVLDITTPILVGSQVEFHIHHVKEAARVTKIIALLDKTGKPSKSAPRFLKSKQNALIQVTLDGAVCVQEFSKSRALGRAYLRSSGRTIAVGVVNQIIVQDQN comes from the exons AATCATTGAAGAAGTCCTCAAGTACAGTGCCGGTTCATTGGACATGTTCCATGTGCACGTTCAGTAATCATGAAAGCATGGTGTACTGTGAGATGTGTGGGGTTTTCCGTGAGACCTTTGTCAAATCTGCGAAGGATGGTCTGTTAAAAG ATGCAGCCGTTGCAGTGTCAAGTGAGCCAAGGACATCTGCTGTGTCAAAAACCAATTCTGCCAGGACGCCAGTGAAGATTCGTTCTCTGGATTCTGATGGTGATTCTGCGAGAAAGCATGCTA CCAATTCCATGCAGTTAACATCTGCTGGAAGCTCACTAGGtgctgaaaaaaagaagaaaacaccTGTACTTTCTGAAGTACCTGTGGAAAGGATAGCTCTGTTGGCTTCCGATGGTTTTCAGCCGAAGGGTAACCAGAGTGGCGGGGCTAGCAGTTCTTCACAGAATGACAATGTGATCCAGAAACTCTCTTCTGACCTAGGCCAGCTAAATGTAGACAACAACAATGTGAATGTTACAAAACCTTGTTTGTCTGAAGAGTATAAGCCTGAGAAGTGGATGTTAGCTGATCCGGAGTCAGGGGTGCTGAGCCAACTAAACCTTGCAATA GTTGGTCATGTTGATTCTGGGAAGTCGACACTATCTGGGAGATTACTGCATCTCTTAGGAAGGATATCAAAAAAAGTTATGCACAAGAATGAAAAGGAGTCGAAAGAGAAA GGGAAGGGGTCATTTGCTTTTGCATGGGCCATGGATGAGAGCAGTGAAGAAAGGGAACGGGGTGTGACAATGACTGTGGCTGTGGCTTATTTGGAGACTAAGAAATTCCGTGTAGTTTTACTTGACTCACCTGGCCACAAAGATTTTGTGCCAAATATGATATCTGGTGCAACACAAGCTGATGCAGCTATTCTTGTCGTCGATGCTTCCACTGGTTCTTTTGAAGCTGGCATGGACGGTGAAGGAGGAAAAGGTGTTGGCCAGACTAAAGAGCATGCTCAGCTTGTTAGAAGCTTTGGTGTCGAACAGCTTGTTGTCGCAGTCAACAAGATGGATGCTGTTGTGTATGcaaaagaaaggtttgatttcaTCAAACTACAACTTGGTAGTTTCCTGCGGTCATGCAACTTCAAGGACTCAGCTATTACCTGGATTCCTCTTAGTGTTGTAGAAAACCAAAATTTGATCAATGCTCCTTCAGATGCTCGTTTAACCTTGTG GTATCAAGGGTTTTGCCTCTTGGATGCTATAGATTCCCTGCAGCTTCCTTCTCGGGATGTTTTGAAGCCCTTGATTCTTCCAATCTGTGATGTTATAAAGTCTCAGTCAACAGGACAATGGGCAGCTTATGGAAAATTGGAAACTGGAGCCATTCAAAATGGTTCTAAG GTGTTAGTTCTACCTTCTGGGCAAGAGGCGACTGTGAAAACCATTGAGCGGGACTCCAATTCATGCACCATAGCAAGAGCTGGTGATAATGTGGCGATTTGTTTACAGGGTATTGATGGAAGTCAACTAATACCTGGCGGGGTTCTTTGCCACCCTGGTTTCCCTGTGGCTGTAGCTAACCACTTGGAGCTGAAGGTTCTAGTCCTGGACATCACTACTCCTATTCTTGTTGGCTCTCAG GTGGAATTTCACATACATCATGTGAAGGAGGCCGCAAGAGTAACAAAAATCATTGCATTACTTGACAAGACTGGCAAACCAAGTAAATCGGCACCTCGATTTCTTAAATCCAAGCAGAATGCTCTTATACAG GTCACACTAGATGGAGCTGTCTGTGTTCAGGAATTCTCTAAGAGCCGTGCTCTTGGGAGGGCATACTTGAGGTCATCTGGGCGCACGATTGCTGTTGGCGTGGTTAATCAGATAATTGTCCAAGATCAGAACTAG
- the LOC136531450 gene encoding uncharacterized protein isoform X2: MPRKVVSGPDYDDEYDDYDEYDDDDYDEYDETEYGNNHPVNMGKESLKKSSSTVPVHWTCSMCTFSNHESMVYCEMCGVFRETFVKSAKDGLLKAVAVSSEPRTSAVSKTNSARTPVKIRSLDSDGDSARKHATNSMQLTSAGSSLGAEKKKKTPVLSEVPVERIALLASDGFQPKGNQSGGASSSSQNDNVIQKLSSDLGQLNVDNNNVNVTKPCLSEEYKPEKWMLADPESGVLSQLNLAIVGHVDSGKSTLSGRLLHLLGRISKKVMHKNEKESKEKGKGSFAFAWAMDESSEERERGVTMTVAVAYLETKKFRVVLLDSPGHKDFVPNMISGATQADAAILVVDASTGSFEAGMDGEGGKGVGQTKEHAQLVRSFGVEQLVVAVNKMDAVVYAKERFDFIKLQLGSFLRSCNFKDSAITWIPLSVVENQNLINAPSDARLTLWYQGFCLLDAIDSLQLPSRDVLKPLILPICDVIKSQSTGQWAAYGKLETGAIQNGSKVLVLPSGQEATVKTIERDSNSCTIARAGDNVAICLQGIDGSQLIPGGVLCHPGFPVAVANHLELKVLVLDITTPILVGSQVEFHIHHVKEAARVTKIIALLDKTGKPSKSAPRFLKSKQNALIQVTLDGAVCVQEFSKSRALGRAYLRSSGRTIAVGVVNQIIVQDQN; encoded by the exons AATCATTGAAGAAGTCCTCAAGTACAGTGCCGGTTCATTGGACATGTTCCATGTGCACGTTCAGTAATCATGAAAGCATGGTGTACTGTGAGATGTGTGGGGTTTTCCGTGAGACCTTTGTCAAATCTGCGAAGGATGGTCTGTTAAAAG CCGTTGCAGTGTCAAGTGAGCCAAGGACATCTGCTGTGTCAAAAACCAATTCTGCCAGGACGCCAGTGAAGATTCGTTCTCTGGATTCTGATGGTGATTCTGCGAGAAAGCATGCTA CCAATTCCATGCAGTTAACATCTGCTGGAAGCTCACTAGGtgctgaaaaaaagaagaaaacaccTGTACTTTCTGAAGTACCTGTGGAAAGGATAGCTCTGTTGGCTTCCGATGGTTTTCAGCCGAAGGGTAACCAGAGTGGCGGGGCTAGCAGTTCTTCACAGAATGACAATGTGATCCAGAAACTCTCTTCTGACCTAGGCCAGCTAAATGTAGACAACAACAATGTGAATGTTACAAAACCTTGTTTGTCTGAAGAGTATAAGCCTGAGAAGTGGATGTTAGCTGATCCGGAGTCAGGGGTGCTGAGCCAACTAAACCTTGCAATA GTTGGTCATGTTGATTCTGGGAAGTCGACACTATCTGGGAGATTACTGCATCTCTTAGGAAGGATATCAAAAAAAGTTATGCACAAGAATGAAAAGGAGTCGAAAGAGAAA GGGAAGGGGTCATTTGCTTTTGCATGGGCCATGGATGAGAGCAGTGAAGAAAGGGAACGGGGTGTGACAATGACTGTGGCTGTGGCTTATTTGGAGACTAAGAAATTCCGTGTAGTTTTACTTGACTCACCTGGCCACAAAGATTTTGTGCCAAATATGATATCTGGTGCAACACAAGCTGATGCAGCTATTCTTGTCGTCGATGCTTCCACTGGTTCTTTTGAAGCTGGCATGGACGGTGAAGGAGGAAAAGGTGTTGGCCAGACTAAAGAGCATGCTCAGCTTGTTAGAAGCTTTGGTGTCGAACAGCTTGTTGTCGCAGTCAACAAGATGGATGCTGTTGTGTATGcaaaagaaaggtttgatttcaTCAAACTACAACTTGGTAGTTTCCTGCGGTCATGCAACTTCAAGGACTCAGCTATTACCTGGATTCCTCTTAGTGTTGTAGAAAACCAAAATTTGATCAATGCTCCTTCAGATGCTCGTTTAACCTTGTG GTATCAAGGGTTTTGCCTCTTGGATGCTATAGATTCCCTGCAGCTTCCTTCTCGGGATGTTTTGAAGCCCTTGATTCTTCCAATCTGTGATGTTATAAAGTCTCAGTCAACAGGACAATGGGCAGCTTATGGAAAATTGGAAACTGGAGCCATTCAAAATGGTTCTAAG GTGTTAGTTCTACCTTCTGGGCAAGAGGCGACTGTGAAAACCATTGAGCGGGACTCCAATTCATGCACCATAGCAAGAGCTGGTGATAATGTGGCGATTTGTTTACAGGGTATTGATGGAAGTCAACTAATACCTGGCGGGGTTCTTTGCCACCCTGGTTTCCCTGTGGCTGTAGCTAACCACTTGGAGCTGAAGGTTCTAGTCCTGGACATCACTACTCCTATTCTTGTTGGCTCTCAG GTGGAATTTCACATACATCATGTGAAGGAGGCCGCAAGAGTAACAAAAATCATTGCATTACTTGACAAGACTGGCAAACCAAGTAAATCGGCACCTCGATTTCTTAAATCCAAGCAGAATGCTCTTATACAG GTCACACTAGATGGAGCTGTCTGTGTTCAGGAATTCTCTAAGAGCCGTGCTCTTGGGAGGGCATACTTGAGGTCATCTGGGCGCACGATTGCTGTTGGCGTGGTTAATCAGATAATTGTCCAAGATCAGAACTAG
- the LOC136531450 gene encoding uncharacterized protein isoform X3 codes for MCTFSNHESMVYCEMCGVFRETFVKSAKDGLLKDAAVAVSSEPRTSAVSKTNSARTPVKIRSLDSDGDSARKHATNSMQLTSAGSSLGAEKKKKTPVLSEVPVERIALLASDGFQPKGNQSGGASSSSQNDNVIQKLSSDLGQLNVDNNNVNVTKPCLSEEYKPEKWMLADPESGVLSQLNLAIVGHVDSGKSTLSGRLLHLLGRISKKVMHKNEKESKEKGKGSFAFAWAMDESSEERERGVTMTVAVAYLETKKFRVVLLDSPGHKDFVPNMISGATQADAAILVVDASTGSFEAGMDGEGGKGVGQTKEHAQLVRSFGVEQLVVAVNKMDAVVYAKERFDFIKLQLGSFLRSCNFKDSAITWIPLSVVENQNLINAPSDARLTLWYQGFCLLDAIDSLQLPSRDVLKPLILPICDVIKSQSTGQWAAYGKLETGAIQNGSKVLVLPSGQEATVKTIERDSNSCTIARAGDNVAICLQGIDGSQLIPGGVLCHPGFPVAVANHLELKVLVLDITTPILVGSQVEFHIHHVKEAARVTKIIALLDKTGKPSKSAPRFLKSKQNALIQVTLDGAVCVQEFSKSRALGRAYLRSSGRTIAVGVVNQIIVQDQN; via the exons ATGTGCACGTTCAGTAATCATGAAAGCATGGTGTACTGTGAGATGTGTGGGGTTTTCCGTGAGACCTTTGTCAAATCTGCGAAGGATGGTCTGTTAAAAG ATGCAGCCGTTGCAGTGTCAAGTGAGCCAAGGACATCTGCTGTGTCAAAAACCAATTCTGCCAGGACGCCAGTGAAGATTCGTTCTCTGGATTCTGATGGTGATTCTGCGAGAAAGCATGCTA CCAATTCCATGCAGTTAACATCTGCTGGAAGCTCACTAGGtgctgaaaaaaagaagaaaacaccTGTACTTTCTGAAGTACCTGTGGAAAGGATAGCTCTGTTGGCTTCCGATGGTTTTCAGCCGAAGGGTAACCAGAGTGGCGGGGCTAGCAGTTCTTCACAGAATGACAATGTGATCCAGAAACTCTCTTCTGACCTAGGCCAGCTAAATGTAGACAACAACAATGTGAATGTTACAAAACCTTGTTTGTCTGAAGAGTATAAGCCTGAGAAGTGGATGTTAGCTGATCCGGAGTCAGGGGTGCTGAGCCAACTAAACCTTGCAATA GTTGGTCATGTTGATTCTGGGAAGTCGACACTATCTGGGAGATTACTGCATCTCTTAGGAAGGATATCAAAAAAAGTTATGCACAAGAATGAAAAGGAGTCGAAAGAGAAA GGGAAGGGGTCATTTGCTTTTGCATGGGCCATGGATGAGAGCAGTGAAGAAAGGGAACGGGGTGTGACAATGACTGTGGCTGTGGCTTATTTGGAGACTAAGAAATTCCGTGTAGTTTTACTTGACTCACCTGGCCACAAAGATTTTGTGCCAAATATGATATCTGGTGCAACACAAGCTGATGCAGCTATTCTTGTCGTCGATGCTTCCACTGGTTCTTTTGAAGCTGGCATGGACGGTGAAGGAGGAAAAGGTGTTGGCCAGACTAAAGAGCATGCTCAGCTTGTTAGAAGCTTTGGTGTCGAACAGCTTGTTGTCGCAGTCAACAAGATGGATGCTGTTGTGTATGcaaaagaaaggtttgatttcaTCAAACTACAACTTGGTAGTTTCCTGCGGTCATGCAACTTCAAGGACTCAGCTATTACCTGGATTCCTCTTAGTGTTGTAGAAAACCAAAATTTGATCAATGCTCCTTCAGATGCTCGTTTAACCTTGTG GTATCAAGGGTTTTGCCTCTTGGATGCTATAGATTCCCTGCAGCTTCCTTCTCGGGATGTTTTGAAGCCCTTGATTCTTCCAATCTGTGATGTTATAAAGTCTCAGTCAACAGGACAATGGGCAGCTTATGGAAAATTGGAAACTGGAGCCATTCAAAATGGTTCTAAG GTGTTAGTTCTACCTTCTGGGCAAGAGGCGACTGTGAAAACCATTGAGCGGGACTCCAATTCATGCACCATAGCAAGAGCTGGTGATAATGTGGCGATTTGTTTACAGGGTATTGATGGAAGTCAACTAATACCTGGCGGGGTTCTTTGCCACCCTGGTTTCCCTGTGGCTGTAGCTAACCACTTGGAGCTGAAGGTTCTAGTCCTGGACATCACTACTCCTATTCTTGTTGGCTCTCAG GTGGAATTTCACATACATCATGTGAAGGAGGCCGCAAGAGTAACAAAAATCATTGCATTACTTGACAAGACTGGCAAACCAAGTAAATCGGCACCTCGATTTCTTAAATCCAAGCAGAATGCTCTTATACAG GTCACACTAGATGGAGCTGTCTGTGTTCAGGAATTCTCTAAGAGCCGTGCTCTTGGGAGGGCATACTTGAGGTCATCTGGGCGCACGATTGCTGTTGGCGTGGTTAATCAGATAATTGTCCAAGATCAGAACTAG
- the LOC136531451 gene encoding 26S proteasome non-ATPase regulatory subunit 13 homolog B-like isoform X2, which produces MAAAMEFLEAQGATRPELAEWYAALADLYQRKLWHQLTLKLDQFLAVAVVQAGDALIQLYNHFISDFETKINLLKFAHFTVVVSRQYLDKDAGINYLEGVISKLRDTPESRIEEPILYVKMQIAAFLLEKGNQKDCKKLLEEGKTTLDSMVDVDPSVHGTYYWVCSQYHKSRQDYSEFYKSALLYLAYTTVESLSEPFKQNLAFDLSLAALLGENIYNFGELLAHPIIHSLLGTQAEWIFHMLQAFNSGNLALYQEICKAHNTALSAQLALVQNEMNLIEKINILCLMEIIFSRSSENRTIPMRDIAEQTKLSVEDVEYLLMKCLSARLIEAIIDQVDGVVHVSWVQPRVLGIDQVKSLRDRLDTWIGKVNTTLLSVEAETPDLVSS; this is translated from the exons atggcggcggcgatggagttCCTGGAGGCGCAGGGCGCGACCCGGCCGGAGCTCGCGGAGTGGTACGCGGCGCTCGCCGACCTGTACCAGCGAAAGCTATGGCACCAGCTCACCCTCAAGCTGGATCAGTTCCTCGCGGTCGCCGTCGTCCAG GCGGGTGATGCTCTGATTCagctttataatcatttcatctCTGATTTTGAGACAAAGATCAATCTTCTTAAATTTGCTCACTTCACAGTCGTAGTTTCACGCCAGTATTTGGACAAGGATGCAGGTATAAACTATCTTGAAGGCGTAATTTCAAAACTGCGTGATACCCCGGAATCGCGGATTGAAGAGCCCATTCTGTATGTAAAGATGCAGATAGCAGCATTTCTTCTTGAGAAAGGGAATCAAAAGGATTGTAAGAAGCTGCTAGAAGAGGGCAAAACCACTTTGGACAGCATGGTTGATGTTGATCCTTCTGTGCATGGTACCTATTACTGGGTGTGTTCTCAGTATCATAAGTCCCGTCAAGACTACTCAGAATTCTACAAAAGTGCTCTTCTTTATCTTGCATATACAACAGTCGAGTCACTTTCAGAACCATTCAAACAG AACCTGGCATTTGACCTCTCACTTGCTGCTTTATTGGGTGAAAACATTTACAACTTCGGGGAGCTACTTGCCCATCCGATC ATCCATAGCCTTTTGGGAACTCAGGCTGAGTGGATATTTCATATGTTGCAAGCTTTCAACTCTGGGAATCTAGCCTTGTACCAAGAAATCTGCAAAGCTCATAACACCGCTTTGAGTGCACAGCTTGCATTGGTGCAAAACGAGATGAATCTTATTGAAAAGATCAACATTCTTTgcttgatggaaatcattttcaG TCGATCATCTGAAAACCGCACGATCCCAATGCGGGATATAGCAGAACAGACCAAGCTCTCTGTTGAAGATGTGGAGTATCTACTAATGAAGTGCCTCTCT GCTCGTCTTATAGAAGCCATAATTGATCAGGTCGATGGAGTTGTCCATGTTTCATGGGTTCAACCAAGGGTGTTGGGCATAGACCAAGTGAAATCCTTGCGTGACCGCTTGGATACATGGATTGGGAAGGTCAATACGACCTTGCTTTCTGTTGAAGCTGAGACACCAGATTTGGTATCTTCGTGA
- the LOC136531451 gene encoding 26S proteasome non-ATPase regulatory subunit 13 homolog B-like isoform X1 yields MAPAHPQAGSVPRGRRRPGINYLEGVISKLRDTPESRIEEPILYVKMQIAAFLLEKGNQKDCKKLLEEGKTTLDSMVDVDPSVHGTYYWVCSQYHKSRQDYSEFYKSALLYLAYTTVESLSEPFKQNLAFDLSLAALLGENIYNFGELLAHPIIHSLLGTQAEWIFHMLQAFNSGNLALYQEICKAHNTALSAQLALVQNEMNLIEKINILCLMEIIFSRSSENRTIPMRDIAEQTKLSVEDVEYLLMKCLSARLIEAIIDQVDGVVHVSWVQPRVLGIDQVKSLRDRLDTWIGKVNTTLLSVEAETPDLVSS; encoded by the exons ATGGCACCAGCTCACCCTCAAGCTGGATCAGTTCCTCGCGGTCGCCGTCGTCCAG GTATAAACTATCTTGAAGGCGTAATTTCAAAACTGCGTGATACCCCGGAATCGCGGATTGAAGAGCCCATTCTGTATGTAAAGATGCAGATAGCAGCATTTCTTCTTGAGAAAGGGAATCAAAAGGATTGTAAGAAGCTGCTAGAAGAGGGCAAAACCACTTTGGACAGCATGGTTGATGTTGATCCTTCTGTGCATGGTACCTATTACTGGGTGTGTTCTCAGTATCATAAGTCCCGTCAAGACTACTCAGAATTCTACAAAAGTGCTCTTCTTTATCTTGCATATACAACAGTCGAGTCACTTTCAGAACCATTCAAACAG AACCTGGCATTTGACCTCTCACTTGCTGCTTTATTGGGTGAAAACATTTACAACTTCGGGGAGCTACTTGCCCATCCGATC ATCCATAGCCTTTTGGGAACTCAGGCTGAGTGGATATTTCATATGTTGCAAGCTTTCAACTCTGGGAATCTAGCCTTGTACCAAGAAATCTGCAAAGCTCATAACACCGCTTTGAGTGCACAGCTTGCATTGGTGCAAAACGAGATGAATCTTATTGAAAAGATCAACATTCTTTgcttgatggaaatcattttcaG TCGATCATCTGAAAACCGCACGATCCCAATGCGGGATATAGCAGAACAGACCAAGCTCTCTGTTGAAGATGTGGAGTATCTACTAATGAAGTGCCTCTCT GCTCGTCTTATAGAAGCCATAATTGATCAGGTCGATGGAGTTGTCCATGTTTCATGGGTTCAACCAAGGGTGTTGGGCATAGACCAAGTGAAATCCTTGCGTGACCGCTTGGATACATGGATTGGGAAGGTCAATACGACCTTGCTTTCTGTTGAAGCTGAGACACCAGATTTGGTATCTTCGTGA